The Anaeromyxobacter sp. Fw109-5 genomic interval GGGCGCCGAGGTGGTGACCGTGGCGGTCCGTCGCCTCGAGCTCTCGAAGAGCGGCGAGGCCTCCTTGCTCGAGTGGATCCCGAAGGGCATGAAGCTCCTGCCGAACACGGCCGCGTGCTTCACGGCCGAGGAGGCCATCCGGACGGCCAGGCTCGGGCGCGAGCTGGAGATGGGCGATCTGGTGAAGCTGGAGGTGATCGGCGATCGCCGGACGCTCTTCCCCGACGTCGAGGGGCTGGTGGCGGCCGCGAAGGTCCTCGTGAAGGAGGGCTTCACGGTCCTGCCGTACACGAACGACGACCCGGTGACGGCCAAGAAGCTCGAGGACGCCGGCTGCGCAGCGGTCATGCCGCTCGGCGCGCCCATCGGCTCGGGCCTCGGGATCCGGAACCCGTACAACCTCCGCATCATCATGGAGACGGTGAAGGTCCCGGTCCTCGTGGACGCGGGCGTCGGCACGGCGAGCGACGCCGCGGTCGCGATGGAGCTCGGCGCCGTGGCCGTCCTCATGAACACCGCCATCGCCGAGGCGAGGGATCCGGTGCTGATGGCGGAGGCGATGCGGGCGGGCGTCGAGGGGGGGCGCAAGGCGTACCTCGCCGGGCGAATCCCGACGAAGCTGCACGCCTCGGCGTCGAGCCCGATGACCGGGCTCATCGGCACCTAGCCGTCACCGCGATCGGCGGGTGGGGCGCAGCCCCGCGAGCTCCCTCAGCCCACCGGCGCGATGCGCGCGACGGACCGGATCTGCGAGCGGAACACGCGCGAGGGCTTGCCCCAGCTCCCCGCGGCGAACCCCTGGCAGATCCGCTCGTAGGCCTCCGGGTGCTGGTGGGGAGCGAACTCCTCCACCACGCCCTGCAGCACGTACCCGTGGAAGTCGTCGAGGTCGAGGACGAGCCGCGTCTCGTGCCGGTTCGCCTTCAGGTTCATGTACGTCTTCAGCGCGAGCCCGTCGCCGTGGAACAGCGACAGCCGATCGCCCTCGACCTGGTGGTGGAAGATGAACCGCGGAGAGATGTTGGCGGTCTCACCCACCCCGACGAGCGCGTACCGGACGCCCGCGAGCGTCTCCTGCAGCTCCTCGAAGGGGACGTTCTCGAAGAACTTGAGCGTGTAGGGGCTGTGGTGGACGGTGAAGATCTGCGCTCCCTTCACCAGCAGCGCCCCGCCGTCGAGCTCCTCGACGAGGTCCCGCTCGCTCGCGCCCGCCGAGAGCACGCGGGTCTTCACCTGGTACCCCTGGTACTGCTCGACCCGCGTCATGTGGACGGTGAGCGACTCGCCTTTCTGCGGCCGGCGCGCGAGCGGCCCGGAGAGGCGGATCTCGAGGTCTCGGCCGGTCGTGCCGGGGGCGATCTCGCGGATGCGGTTCACGGAGACGGTCGCGAACGTCCCGGCGAGGCTCGTCGTCCCCATGAACGACAGCGCCTTGTCGTACTTGACCGTCGGGAAACGGCTCGCCTGCTTCGCCTTCTGCTCCTCCAGGAACGCGAGGAAGCTGTGAAGGTCGCTCGACACGTGATCACCTCTGGGCGCAGGATGGCGAGCGCGAGCTTACGAATGGCCGTTCCCGTTGTCCACCTGATCACCGACCGCCGTCTCGCTCGGGATCTCCCCGCGCGCCTCGCCGCGGCGCTCGCCGGTCTGCCGCCCGGACGGGTGCTCGTCCAGCTGCGGGAGAAGGATCTCGGCGGGCGCGACCTGCTCGCGCTCGCGCGCGCGGTTGCGGCGGCGTGTCGCGCCGCGGGCCAGCGGATCGTGGTGAACGATCGCGTCGACGTGGCGCTCGCCGCGGGCGCGGACGGCGTGCACCTGCCGGCCGCCGGGATCCCGGCGGCGGACGCCCGTCGCCTGCTCGGCCCGGACGCGCTCGTGGGCGTCTCGTGCCACTCCGCGGCGGAGGTGCGGCGCGCGCGCGACGCCGGGGCGAGCTTCGCGACCGTGAGCCCGATCTACGACACGCCCTCGAAGAGGGGGTACGGACCGCCGGTGGGGCTCGCGGTGCTGCGCGAGGCCGCCGCGCTCGGGCTGCCGATCGTCGCGCTCGGCGGGATTACCCCGGCGCGCGTGCCGGAGGTGATCGCCGCGGGCGCGCACGGAGTCGCCGCCATCCGCGCCTGGCTGGAGGGCGGCGACCCGGCCGCGGCCGTTCGCGCCCTGCTCCCGGCCACGAGGAGCTAGTGCCGTGGAACGAAGATAGCTAGCAAAACGCTGCCGCCTGTGATCTTGTCGATGTATGGCAACCATCGGCCGCCCGAAAGCTCTGCTCGTCGTGAGCGACGACGAGCGCGAGGTTCTCGAGCGTTACGCCCGTCGAGGTCGCGCGAACCGGCACCTCTCATTTCGGGCGCGCATCGTCGTGCGTTGTGCGGCAGGCGAATCGAACTGCGACGTCGCTCGCGAGCTGCGGACGACGAATGCGACGGTTGGCAAGTGGCGCAAGCGCTTCATCGATCAGCGCCTCGACGGTCTCCTCGACGAGCCGCGGCCGGGGGCCGAGCGGACGATCACAGACGACCAGGTCGAGCGCGTCGTCGTCCAGACGCTCGAGACCACGCCGAAGGGCCGCACGCACTGGAGCACGCGGTCGATGGCGAAGAGCGTCGGGTTGAGCCACACGACGATTGGCCGCATCTGGCGGACCTTCGGCCTGAAGCCGCACCGCACCGACGACTTCCGACTCTCCGACGATCCGCTGCTCATCGAGAAGGTGCGCGACGTCGTCGGCCTCTACATGGCGCCCCCCCACAACGCCGTGGTGCTCTGCGTCGACGAGAAGTCGCAGATTCAGGCCCTTGCCCGCGCCACGCCCGTCTTGCCGATGGACCTCGGTCAACCCGAGCGGCGCACGCACAACTACGCGCGCCACGGCACGACCGACCTCTTCGCCGCCCTCGACATGAAGACCGGGAAGGTCACGAGCGCCCTGTACGCGAGGCATCGCGCCGTCGAGTTCATCAAGTTCCTCGGCACCATCGACGACGACGTGCCGGCTCAGTACGCCGTTCACGTCGTCCTCGACAACCTGTCGACGCACAAGACGCCAGCAGTGAAGCGCTGGCTCCTGCGGCACCCGCGGTTCTGCCTGCACTTCACGCCGACGCACGCGTCTTGGCTGAACATGGTCGAGCGCTTCTTCGGCCTGCTCACGGAGCACGCGCTTCGCCGCGGGTCGCACGACAGCGTCAAGCAGCTCCGCGCCGCCATCGTCGAGTACATCGAGACTCACAACGACGCGCCGAAGCCCTTCCGCTGGACGAAGAGCGCCGACGACATCCTCGCGTCGCTTGCTCGCTTCGGCGGGCGCACCCTCGCGGCGCACCCGACGTGAGCTCCTTATTCAACAAATCACCGATCCACGGCACTAGCAGGCCGTTGGAATTGTCCGGCCAGAGATCGACAGCCCGGACGGTTCATGATCTGGTCCGCGCACGGAGGTTCGCCGTGCGCGGACGCAAGACCCCGCAGACCACGATGCTGAGCCTGGTCGCGCCCGAGCAGCGGGTGCCCGAGGCGCACCCGCTCCGCCGAATCTAAGGAGTTGGCCGACGCGGCGCTCCAGGCCCTCTCTCCGAGCGGTTGCAGAAGTCGACGTGGCTGAGGGCGCTCTACAGCGTCCGCAGCGACCGGCTCTTTTGCGAGCAGCTCCTGCTCCGGTGTTCGGCTGGGCGAAACGGTCGCGTGCTTCCGGAAGGCGAGGTTCAGAGCGTGGGCGCGCACTCGGCTCGCCGCCCACTTCGTCGCCGCCGCTTACAACCTGCTGAGGATCTCGAAGCTGCTGCCCGCCTAACGACCGCTCGTGGTGAGCTCGTCGAACCACGAGCGGGACCCCGGTCGCCCTTCGACAGTGAGCGGCCAACTCGTTCACACGGCCGCCCCTCGACTCCGCCCGCCTGCGGCGGGCTACGCTCGGGGCGAGCGGGGTTGTGAAGCGCGTTCTTCAACGGCCTCTAGGAGAGGCACGGGCGCGCGCGATCCCACGCTTCAGGCTCCAGGCTTCGGGAACGGCGCTTGCGCGCCTCCCTGTGGCCCGTAGCCCGAAAGCCGTCAGGGCGCGGCGCGGGGTCTCATCGCGAGGAAGTACTGGTACGGCAGGAACGATCGCTCCTCGGCGACCTCCAGCCCCGCGGCCGCGGCAGCGGAGAGGAACGCCTCGCGCGAGACCTTGTGATCCGCAGGCGGGCCGACGGGCAGCTCCCCGGCGTGGAAGTCCACGTTCACGATCCGTCCGCCGGGCTTCAGCCGGTCGGCGAGCCGGCGCAGGTAGCCGGGGCCGTCGGGGAAGTGGTGGAACGTGTTCACCACCAGGATCGCGTCGCACGGCTCGGGCGGCAGCCCCTCGCCCTCGGGCGCGTGCAGGGGCCGGACGTTCGTGACCCCCGCCTCCCTCGCGCGCTGCTCGAGCAGCGCGATCATCCTCGCGTCGACGTCGATCGCGTGGACGCGGCCGGTCGGCCCCACGGCGCGCGCGAGGCGGATGGCGAAGTAGCCCGGCCCCGCGCCCGCGTCGCAGGCGACGTCGCCCGGGCGGAGGCCCAGCGCCGACACCACCTCGTCCGGCTTCTGCCACTCGACGCGCGACGGGTCCTCGAGCCGCGCCAGGTAGGCGTCGAGGTTCTCGGGGTTCCCGTGGCGGTCGCGGCCCTCGCCGTGGCCACCGGGGCCCGCGCCGCGCTCGTGTCCCTCGCCGTGTCCGCTCATGGAGGAGGAGAGCCAGCCCGGGCCGTGCCGGTTCAGCCGTTCGCCGCCGTGGCGCCCTCCTGGGCGGAACGCGCGGCGCGCGCGCGCGCGGGGAAGAGTCTCCCCGGGCCGCGCACGAGCAGGGCGAGGGCCGCGAGGAGCATCGCCCCGTCGCGCGCGACGGTGAGCCAGGTCGCGCTCTCGGTCCCGCCGAAGCAGCCGCAGCGGAGGTCGATCCCGCGCAGCAGCGCCTGCGAGAGACCGATCGTGAACACGGCGAGGAGCGCGGTCGCCACGAGCGCCGCGCCGCGGGCGAGCCGGCCGGAGACGAGCAGCGCCCCGAGGACGAGCTCGACCCCGATCACGCCCGCGGCCACGGCGGGCACGAGCGCCGCCGGGACCAGCCGGTAGTTCGCGACGGACTCGGCGAACGCGGCCATGTCCGGCAGCTTGGTGAGGGCCGCGTAGAGGAAGGTGCCGCCGAGGGCGACGCGGAGCAGGGCGAGGACGACGCTCATCGGTGAGCCTCGGCGTGGTCGTGGCAAGCGGGGCAGAAGCCGGAGGTCCCGGCGCCGCCTCCCGCGACCCAGGCCGGCCACGCGCCCTCGAGGACGCGAACGTCCGGGAGCCCCTCGCGGAGGAGCCGCTGGGCGACCTCGTCCGCGAGCGCGCAGGAGTAGTCGCCGTCGTAGACGACCACCATCGGGTAAGCGCGCAGCGCGGCGACGGCGGCGGCCTCGTCCGGATGCCCGGCGGGCGGCAGGTGGATGGCGTTGGTCACGTGGCCGGCGGCGAATTCGGTCGCCCCGCGCGCGTCCGCGAAGCCGGCCTTGCACGCGTCGCACAGCCCCTTCGCCTCGTCGACGGCGATGCGCGGAGAGCGGGCGACCGGCGCGGCGCCGGGCACGGCGCACATGCCCGTGCCGCTCTCCGCCGCCGAATGCACCGAGCGGGCGAGCGCCGCGGGCCTCGGGCTCGCGGCGTTTCCGGCGAGCCCGAGGAGCGCTCCGGCGGCGAGGACGAGGGCGGCTTCCGACAGCGTGCGCACGGAGGGGATGCTAACGCGGGAGCGCCCGCGGAGCGATCCGAAGGCACGAGTGCGCTCCCTCGCCAAGGCGGCTATATTGCGCCGCGCATGGGTGTCCCCGTCTTCGAGATCTCCAAGGAGTTCCTGTTCAGCGCCGCGCACCAGATCCGCTTCCACGGCGGCAAGTGCGAGCGGTTGCACGGTCACAACTGGCGGATCCGCGTCCACGCGCGCGCGTCGGAGCTGAATCGCATCGGCATGGTGATCGACTTCGCGGACCTCCAGCGGATCGTCGCCGACATCGGTGGGCGCTTCGACCACCAGAACGTGAACGAGATCCCGCCGTTCGACGAGCTGAACACCACCGCGGAGCTCCTCGCGCGCCACTTCTACGAGGAGGCGAACCGGGCCGTCCTCGAGCGCGAGGGCGGACGCGTCCGCGTCTCGAAGGTGGAGGTCTGGGAGAACGAGGGCTCGCTCGCCGTCTACCGGGAAGACTGAACCTGGCCTCGGCGCGCGCGGAGCTCGCGCACGATCTCCGCCCGCGCGCCGTCGCCCAGCACCGCTCGGACGGCGGGGAACACGACCTCCTCCTCCAGGGCGAGGTGCCGCTCGAAGTGCTCCCGGACCGAGGCCGCCGCGCCCGCGAGCGCGGGAGCCAGCTCGCCGTGGCGGCCGGGGGCGCAGGCGAGCTCCCCGCACAGCTCGACCATCCGCGCCAGCGCCGCGCTCTGGCCCTCGTGATCCCGGTGCATGGTCACGAGGGCGGCGTCCACCTGCCGATCTCGCCCGGCCAGGCGCGGGAGGAGCGACTCCTCCTCGTCCTGCATGTGCAGCGGGAGGGCCTCGGCGAAGTAGCGGCGCACGCCGGCCGCGGCCCCGGCGATCTCCTCCTCCGTCGCTCCCTCGGCCATCGCCAGGCGGGTCGCCAGCTCCGTGAACGTGCGGATGCGCCCGTGGCACTCCAGGAGCAGCTCCACCGCGTCCTCCGCGATCGCCAGCGCGCCGATGTGGGTGAGCATGCCTCTTCGAACGCGGCGGGGGACGTCAGTGTTCCCCGGTATCCTGGGGGTCGTGGCCGCGCTCATCCTCGCCCGGACGTCCCTCGCCGCGGCAAGGGCAGCGCGACGTCTCTGCGACGCGCAGGACGGCGTCCTGTTCGGGCCGCAGGTCGCGACCCTCGAGCGGCTCGTCCTCCCGCTCCTCGCCGCCTCGGGGGACCGGCGCGCGGTCATCGACCCGCCGACCGAGCGGCTCGTCGCGGTCGAGGCGGCACGCGAGGCGGGCGGTCCCTTCGGATCGCTGGAGGCGCACGACGGGAACGCGGCGGTGCTGGCGGCCACGCTGGCGGAGCTCCGGCGCGCCGAGGTCTCGGTGGACGACGCGCGCGCGGCGGCGCGGAGCCTCGCCGGCGCCGCCGCGCAGCGTCTGCTCGCCCTCGCCGAGGCGCTCGCGGCGTTCGAGGGACGGCTCGTCGCGGCGGGTGCGCTCGACCGGGCGGGAGCGCTGCGGGTCGCGGCGGACGCGGCCGCGCGGGGAGCGACCTGCCCGGAGACGGTCGATCTCGACCTGCTCGTGGTGGCGGGGATCGCGGAGGCGAGCCCCGCCGAGTGGGACCTGCTCGCGACCCTCGTCGCGCGCGCGCGCCGCTCCCGGCTGCTCCTGCCGTACTTTCCCGAGCGCGCCGACGCGTGCGCGCCCGTGGAGCCGCTCCTTCGCCGGGTGGAGGCGCTCCACGAGCTCGCCGGACGGCGCGAGATCGAGGTCGTGCTCGGGCGCCTGGAAGGGGACGGCCGCGCCCCGCTGCCGGCCGCGCTGCTCGCGAGCATGGGCCGCGGGCGGGCCGCGCGAGCCGTCGCTGGCGGCCAGCTCCTCGCGGTCGCGGCCGCGGGGGAGGAGGGGGAGGCGGACGCCGCCGCGCACACCGTCGCGAGGCTGGTCGAGGACGGCGTGCCGGCCGAGGAGGTCGCGGTGATCGCGGCCGCGCCGCGGCGCGTGGCGGCGCCGCTCGCGCGCGCGCTCGCCGCCCGAGGCATCCCGTTCGCCTCCGGGCGCGGCGCCGGGCTCGCCGACCTGCCGCCGGTGCGCGCCGCCCTCGACGCGATCGTCGCCGCGGGGTCGCCCACCCGCGCCGTCGTGGAGCGGCTCGCGGCCTCGAGCTACCTGGCCTCCGCCGGCCCGGGGCTCGCGCTCGGTGCGCTGCTCGACCGGGCCGGGGCGCTCGACGGGCGGGCCACGCCGCTCGCCGCGCTCCGCCGCCGCGCCGCCGCGCTGCGCGCGCCCGCCGCCGCCCGCGAGCGGGCCGCGCTCGAGCGCGCGGCGAGCGGGCTCGAGGAGCTCTCCGCGCTGCTCGCGCCGCTCGGCGTGGCGGCGACGCCGCGCGAGCACGCACGCAGGCTCGGCGGCTTCCTCGACGCGGCGGGGGTTCGCCGGCGCGCGGCGCGCGGCCCGCGGGACCTCGCCGCGCGCGATCTCGCCGCGCTGCGCGCGCTCGAGGAGGCGGCGGACGCGCTCGCGCGGGGGCTCGCGATCGCCGGGCGCGGTGAGGCACGGCTCGAGGCGGGCGCGTGGAGCGCCCTGCTCCGCGTCGCCGTGGAGGGCGGGGCGTTGCCGGCGCCTCCCGAGCCGGCCGCGGGCGCGGTGGAGCTGTGGGGGCTCGACGAGGCGCCGGGGTTCTCGATCCACGCCGCCGTCCTCATGGGCTGCGCCGAGGGCGCGTTCCCGCCTTCCGCCCCGCCCGACCCGCTGCTCCGCGACCCGGAGCGGATCGCTCTCGCGCGCCAGGTCCGCCGGGTCGCGGTCCCGACCGCCGCCGCGCGGCGCGCCGAGGCGCAGCACCGCGCGCTCTGCGCGGTCGCCGCGGGCCGCGAGGTCCTCGCGTTCGTATGGGCGGCGCCCGGGCCGTCGGGGCGGGGCGGATCGCTGGCGCCGGTGCTCGCCGACGCCCTCGCCGTGCTCGGCGTGCCCGTGTCGCCGGTGGCGGCTCCCGAGCCGGGGCTCGCCGCCGCCCGCACCGAGCGCGAGGCGCTCCGGGCGGCGGTCCGCGCCGGAGCGACGGGCGTCGCCGCGCTCGCGGGGACGACGCTCGCGAGGCGCGCGCAGGCCGCGCTCGACCTGGGCGCGGTGGAGGCGTCCCGCGGCGAGGCGCTCCGCGGTCGCCGGGCCGCGCCATACGCGGGGGCGATCTCGGGACCTGCCGGCGACGCGCTCCGGGCGATGCTCCCCGCCGAGTGGGCCCCCACGCAGCTCGAGGGCTACGCGCGCTGCCCGTTCCGGCTCTTCCTCCATTCCGCCGCGCGGCTGCCCGATCCTGCCGCGGGCGACCTCGATCAGGAGCCACGCGACGAGGGGAGCCTGCTGCACGCCGCGCTGGAGCGGTTCGTGGCGGCGCGGCGCGCGCGCGGCGCGTGGCCGCCGGCGGGCGACGCCGCCGACGTGGCGGAGGCGCAGGCGGCCGCCGAGGCGGTGTTCCTGCGCTTCGAGGCGGAAGGCCGCACCGGAGACCCCGCGGTGTGGGCGGCGCGGCGCGAGGCGGTGCTGGCGCGCATCGCGCGCGTGGTTCAGGCGGAGGCGCGCGACCACGACGGGCTCGTGCCGGCGCTCCTCGAGCACCGCTTCGGCGGGACCTCCGGCAACCCCCCGCTCGAGGTGCGGGCGAGCGGCGAGACCGTGCGCCTCCAGGGACGGATCGACCGCGTGGACGCGTCGGGCGAGCGGCTCCTCGTCATCGACTACAAGAACGCGCGCGACGGGAAGGCGTACGCGGAGCTGCTCGCCCCGGACGCGATGGGCGTGACGAGCTTCCAGGTGCCGGCGTACCTCGCGGTGGCGGCGCGCGACCTGCCCGGGCGGGAGCGGCTCGAGGCCACCTACGCGCTCCTGCGGCGGGCGGCGCGGACCGAGCCCTTCACCACCGAGGCGTCGGCGGCGTCTGTCGCGCTCGAGGCGGCGGCCGGCGAGGCGGGCTCGCCGGCCGGGGCGTACGGGTTCGCGCTGGGTGTCGTCGAGGTCGTGCGGCGCATCCGGGTGGGCGAGTTCCCGATCGCGCCGCGCGCGTGCGAGGGCTGCCCGTACGGCGCGG includes:
- a CDS encoding PD-(D/E)XK nuclease family protein produces the protein MAALILARTSLAAARAARRLCDAQDGVLFGPQVATLERLVLPLLAASGDRRAVIDPPTERLVAVEAAREAGGPFGSLEAHDGNAAVLAATLAELRRAEVSVDDARAAARSLAGAAAQRLLALAEALAAFEGRLVAAGALDRAGALRVAADAAARGATCPETVDLDLLVVAGIAEASPAEWDLLATLVARARRSRLLLPYFPERADACAPVEPLLRRVEALHELAGRREIEVVLGRLEGDGRAPLPAALLASMGRGRAARAVAGGQLLAVAAAGEEGEADAAAHTVARLVEDGVPAEEVAVIAAAPRRVAAPLARALAARGIPFASGRGAGLADLPPVRAALDAIVAAGSPTRAVVERLAASSYLASAGPGLALGALLDRAGALDGRATPLAALRRRAAALRAPAAARERAALERAASGLEELSALLAPLGVAATPREHARRLGGFLDAAGVRRRAARGPRDLAARDLAALRALEEAADALARGLAIAGRGEARLEAGAWSALLRVAVEGGALPAPPEPAAGAVELWGLDEAPGFSIHAAVLMGCAEGAFPPSAPPDPLLRDPERIALARQVRRVAVPTAAARRAEAQHRALCAVAAGREVLAFVWAAPGPSGRGGSLAPVLADALAVLGVPVSPVAAPEPGLAAARTEREALRAAVRAGATGVAALAGTTLARRAQAALDLGAVEASRGEALRGRRAAPYAGAISGPAGDALRAMLPAEWAPTQLEGYARCPFRLFLHSAARLPDPAAGDLDQEPRDEGSLLHAALERFVAARRARGAWPPAGDAADVAEAQAAAEAVFLRFEAEGRTGDPAVWAARREAVLARIARVVQAEARDHDGLVPALLEHRFGGTSGNPPLEVRASGETVRLQGRIDRVDASGERLLVIDYKNARDGKAYAELLAPDAMGVTSFQVPAYLAVAARDLPGRERLEATYALLRRAARTEPFTTEASAASVALEAAAGEAGSPAGAYGFALGVVEVVRRIRVGEFPIAPRACEGCPYGAVCRAEGSAGEPDDAGGGA
- a CDS encoding thiazole synthase translates to MADTWSIGAHTFTSRLLVGTGKYPDFTTMQRALVASGAEVVTVAVRRLELSKSGEASLLEWIPKGMKLLPNTAACFTAEEAIRTARLGRELEMGDLVKLEVIGDRRTLFPDVEGLVAAAKVLVKEGFTVLPYTNDDPVTAKKLEDAGCAAVMPLGAPIGSGLGIRNPYNLRIIMETVKVPVLVDAGVGTASDAAVAMELGAVAVLMNTAIAEARDPVLMAEAMRAGVEGGRKAYLAGRIPTKLHASASSPMTGLIGT
- a CDS encoding hemerythrin domain-containing protein, translated to MLTHIGALAIAEDAVELLLECHGRIRTFTELATRLAMAEGATEEEIAGAAAGVRRYFAEALPLHMQDEEESLLPRLAGRDRQVDAALVTMHRDHEGQSAALARMVELCGELACAPGRHGELAPALAGAAASVREHFERHLALEEEVVFPAVRAVLGDGARAEIVRELRARRGQVQSSR
- a CDS encoding rhodanese-like domain-containing protein, which codes for MRTLSEAALVLAAGALLGLAGNAASPRPAALARSVHSAAESGTGMCAVPGAAPVARSPRIAVDEAKGLCDACKAGFADARGATEFAAGHVTNAIHLPPAGHPDEAAAVAALRAYPMVVVYDGDYSCALADEVAQRLLREGLPDVRVLEGAWPAWVAGGGAGTSGFCPACHDHAEAHR
- a CDS encoding IS630-like element ISAnsp10 family transposase, whose product is MATIGRPKALLVVSDDEREVLERYARRGRANRHLSFRARIVVRCAAGESNCDVARELRTTNATVGKWRKRFIDQRLDGLLDEPRPGAERTITDDQVERVVVQTLETTPKGRTHWSTRSMAKSVGLSHTTIGRIWRTFGLKPHRTDDFRLSDDPLLIEKVRDVVGLYMAPPHNAVVLCVDEKSQIQALARATPVLPMDLGQPERRTHNYARHGTTDLFAALDMKTGKVTSALYARHRAVEFIKFLGTIDDDVPAQYAVHVVLDNLSTHKTPAVKRWLLRHPRFCLHFTPTHASWLNMVERFFGLLTEHALRRGSHDSVKQLRAAIVEYIETHNDAPKPFRWTKSADDILASLARFGGRTLAAHPT
- the thiE gene encoding thiamine phosphate synthase encodes the protein MAVPVVHLITDRRLARDLPARLAAALAGLPPGRVLVQLREKDLGGRDLLALARAVAAACRAAGQRIVVNDRVDVALAAGADGVHLPAAGIPAADARRLLGPDALVGVSCHSAAEVRRARDAGASFATVSPIYDTPSKRGYGPPVGLAVLREAAALGLPIVALGGITPARVPEVIAAGAHGVAAIRAWLEGGDPAAAVRALLPATRS
- a CDS encoding MauE/DoxX family redox-associated membrane protein, encoding MSVVLALLRVALGGTFLYAALTKLPDMAAFAESVANYRLVPAALVPAVAAGVIGVELVLGALLVSGRLARGAALVATALLAVFTIGLSQALLRGIDLRCGCFGGTESATWLTVARDGAMLLAALALLVRGPGRLFPARARAARSAQEGATAANG
- a CDS encoding class I SAM-dependent methyltransferase, which produces MSGHGEGHERGAGPGGHGEGRDRHGNPENLDAYLARLEDPSRVEWQKPDEVVSALGLRPGDVACDAGAGPGYFAIRLARAVGPTGRVHAIDVDARMIALLEQRAREAGVTNVRPLHAPEGEGLPPEPCDAILVVNTFHHFPDGPGYLRRLADRLKPGGRIVNVDFHAGELPVGPPADHKVSREAFLSAAAAAGLEVAEERSFLPYQYFLAMRPRAAP
- the queD gene encoding 6-carboxytetrahydropterin synthase QueD; translation: MGVPVFEISKEFLFSAAHQIRFHGGKCERLHGHNWRIRVHARASELNRIGMVIDFADLQRIVADIGGRFDHQNVNEIPPFDELNTTAELLARHFYEEANRAVLEREGGRVRVSKVEVWENEGSLAVYRED